The Chitinophaga sp. H8 genome contains a region encoding:
- a CDS encoding zinc-binding dehydrogenase, translating into MKSAAVVNYAPEKGAVEIREIEKPVIGEEDVLLEVAYVGVCGSDIHQWTNGHSWTVNYPVVLGHEFAGRIVETGSRVKGWKVGDRVVSETAAIIDPDNPMSRVGLYNLDPTRKGFGYGVNGAMTRFVSTPARCLHRIPDQLPFEHACLTEPCCVAYNAVVNNAHLKPGDRVVVLGPGTIGILCAAVARLCGADVAVVGLEADKGRLAIAEQYGCEGIVGDATAWAKERDGLGADCIIDAAGASATIKIAMDLVRPNGHILKVGWGPQPLGFSIDPLVQKNVTLQGSFSHNWPVWERVIALLASGRLDVKPVIGGIWPIAEWHDAFEKMHSGAVVKSIIKPV; encoded by the coding sequence ATGAAATCAGCTGCTGTGGTGAACTATGCACCTGAAAAAGGTGCCGTAGAGATCCGTGAAATAGAAAAACCTGTAATTGGTGAAGAAGATGTGTTGTTGGAAGTTGCTTATGTAGGTGTATGCGGAAGCGATATACACCAATGGACCAATGGTCATAGCTGGACCGTAAACTATCCGGTAGTATTGGGGCATGAATTTGCCGGTCGTATTGTAGAAACCGGCAGCCGCGTGAAAGGTTGGAAAGTAGGCGACCGCGTAGTAAGTGAAACTGCTGCTATTATCGATCCTGATAATCCTATGTCGAGAGTAGGATTGTATAATCTGGACCCTACCCGTAAGGGATTTGGATATGGTGTAAACGGTGCGATGACACGCTTCGTTTCAACACCTGCCCGTTGTCTGCATCGTATTCCTGACCAGCTGCCATTTGAACATGCCTGTTTAACAGAGCCTTGCTGTGTTGCTTACAATGCAGTAGTAAACAATGCACATCTGAAGCCAGGTGATCGTGTTGTTGTGCTGGGCCCTGGTACGATAGGTATCCTGTGTGCAGCCGTAGCACGCCTTTGTGGGGCTGATGTAGCAGTGGTAGGGCTGGAAGCAGATAAAGGCCGTTTAGCCATTGCTGAGCAATATGGTTGTGAGGGTATTGTAGGTGATGCTACTGCATGGGCAAAAGAAAGAGATGGTCTTGGTGCTGACTGTATCATAGATGCCGCAGGAGCAAGTGCTACCATTAAGATTGCGATGGACCTGGTACGTCCTAACGGGCATATCCTGAAGGTCGGTTGGGGACCTCAGCCACTTGGTTTTTCTATTGACCCGCTGGTACAAAAGAACGTAACCTTGCAGGGAAGTTTCAGTCATAACTGGCCTGTATGGGAGCGTGTTATTGCTTTGCTGGCCAGTGGCCGTCTGGATGTGAAACCTGTTATTGGCGGTATCTGGCCAATCGCTGAGTGGCACGATGCTTTTGAAAAGATGCATAGTGGCGCTGTAGTGAAAAGTATTATTAAACCAGTATAG